The Streptomyces camelliae genome window below encodes:
- a CDS encoding LAETG motif-containing sortase-dependent surface protein produces MPSARRPLLTATAAGTLLCALWFVPSAHASQDSPARATVETSTTQVTQQARAMSAAAAEEGTELADTGSPDTTPYVVGGTAFLAVGAGFVVYSVRRERLGF; encoded by the coding sequence GTGCCATCCGCTCGCCGTCCGCTGCTGACCGCCACCGCCGCGGGCACCCTGCTGTGCGCGCTGTGGTTCGTCCCGTCCGCGCACGCCTCGCAGGACTCCCCGGCCAGAGCGACCGTGGAGACCTCCACCACGCAGGTGACCCAGCAGGCCAGGGCGATGTCGGCGGCGGCCGCCGAGGAGGGCACCGAACTCGCCGACACCGGAAGCCCGGACACCACGCCGTACGTCGTCGGCGGCACGGCCTTCCTCGCGGTGGGCGCCGGATTCGTGGTGTATTCGGTGCGCCGCGAGCGCCTGGGCTTTTGA